A genomic region of Candidatus Cloacimonadota bacterium contains the following coding sequences:
- a CDS encoding NAD-dependent epimerase/dehydratase family protein — MMKQIYVVTGAAGHLGSYVVKELLDRGEEVRAFVLPREKIPAYVERNRQSLTRYAGDVCDRQTLDQLFVTDEDAEFTVIHCAGLISISLGKNPKVYSVNVDGTANVIAACREHQVRRLVYVSSVHAIPVLPRGQVMCEISSFSPDRVVGYYAKTKALATQMVLDAAKSGMDALVVHPSGIIGPNAQRSGNVAQMISAFLKGSFRFLIKGGFDFVDVRDVAAGIVSAADNGKAGECYILSNRVISLVELLNELAKCSGIPKPKIPLPLWVAKAVAPCAELYSKLARKAPFFTLYSLQTITGNSLYSNAKAVAELSYKTRSLEETAKDIVRTMTGNLRKKR, encoded by the coding sequence ATGATGAAACAGATTTACGTGGTAACCGGCGCAGCCGGTCATTTGGGAAGTTATGTGGTTAAAGAGTTGCTGGACCGCGGAGAGGAGGTTCGGGCATTTGTGCTGCCAAGGGAGAAAATCCCTGCTTACGTTGAACGCAACCGCCAATCGCTGACCCGCTACGCTGGTGATGTGTGCGACCGGCAGACCCTCGACCAGTTGTTTGTGACTGATGAGGATGCTGAGTTCACGGTGATTCACTGCGCCGGACTCATCTCAATTAGCTTGGGAAAGAATCCCAAGGTCTATTCTGTGAATGTGGACGGCACAGCCAATGTGATAGCTGCTTGCCGCGAACATCAGGTCCGGCGTCTGGTCTATGTTAGCTCCGTGCATGCCATTCCAGTTCTTCCGCGCGGTCAGGTGATGTGTGAGATTTCTTCCTTCAGCCCCGACAGGGTGGTTGGCTACTATGCCAAAACCAAAGCCCTCGCGACTCAAATGGTGCTTGATGCCGCAAAATCCGGCATGGACGCCCTGGTGGTCCATCCTTCCGGGATAATCGGGCCAAACGCCCAACGCTCCGGCAATGTAGCCCAGATGATCAGTGCTTTTTTGAAGGGAAGCTTCCGTTTCTTGATCAAAGGTGGCTTCGATTTTGTGGACGTGCGGGATGTGGCTGCGGGGATAGTTTCTGCCGCCGACAATGGCAAGGCTGGAGAGTGCTACATCCTCTCCAACCGTGTCATCAGTTTGGTTGAACTCCTGAATGAACTGGCTAAATGTAGCGGAATACCGAAACCAAAGATTCCCCTGCCGCTCTGGGTTGCCAAAGCAGTTGCCCCCTGCGCGGAATTGTATTCCAAGCTGGCCCGCAAAGCCCCTTTTTTCACACTCTATTCCTTGCAAACTATTACCGGAAACAGCCTGTATTCAAACGCCAAGGCGGTGGCGGAGCTTTCTTATAAAACCAGATCGCTGGAGGAAACCGCCAAAGACATCGTGAGAACGATGACCGGAAATCTCAGGAAGAAAAGATAA
- the secD gene encoding protein translocase subunit SecD — protein sequence MRKYSWLTPVAVLIFVLVTLVFLSPLVIPKGVSWPIKQKLNLGLDLKGGTQIVLAVQTDKLPMANRADAVKNNIEIIRNRIDQFGIAEPTIQKIGESDILVQLPGVKDPAAAENLVKQSAILEFKLVANPEESERFLAQLDQIIQANLSRFPTLAKMDAEMKSLDKEESSVEDSLKTSSGIFRSLIVTSERDYAVRNDDVEVFRALLQDTTFVNLKPKGYDLALESFDETKRRNEEPKIVYVLKSAVEVQGSDIDGASMEIGSTSSSNPQMAGKPYIALTFTRTGARKFANVTGDNIHERLAIVVDNAVYSAPVIQDRIPDGKATITGIFSNEEARSLAILLNNESLTAPIVLKNANQVSATLGTDSIKSGLIAGLVGLLAVMIFMVFFYNLSGLVTNFILIFNVGFILAAMTIFGGTLTMPGIAGIILSIGMSVDANVLIFERIREEMDAGKSPRSAADSGFKRASVTIWDSNITTVIAAFVLYQFGTGPVRGFALTLTIGIVGSIFCALVFLRYLMDKLLLSGNRQTLSI from the coding sequence ATGAGAAAGTACTCCTGGTTGACACCTGTAGCCGTACTGATTTTTGTATTGGTTACATTGGTCTTCCTTTCCCCGCTGGTGATACCCAAGGGGGTAAGCTGGCCGATCAAACAGAAACTGAACCTTGGTTTGGACCTCAAGGGCGGCACTCAAATCGTCCTGGCGGTTCAAACAGACAAACTGCCGATGGCTAACAGGGCTGACGCCGTTAAAAACAATATTGAGATCATCCGCAACCGCATCGACCAATTCGGAATCGCGGAGCCGACTATCCAGAAGATAGGCGAGAGCGATATCCTGGTGCAGTTGCCAGGCGTGAAAGACCCAGCCGCTGCTGAAAACCTGGTAAAGCAATCGGCAATCCTGGAATTCAAACTGGTGGCGAATCCCGAAGAATCAGAGCGTTTTCTTGCCCAGTTGGACCAGATAATTCAAGCCAATTTGTCGAGGTTCCCGACCCTGGCAAAGATGGACGCGGAGATGAAGTCTTTGGATAAAGAGGAAAGCTCCGTTGAGGACAGCCTGAAAACCTCATCCGGCATCTTCAGGTCGCTGATAGTCACATCCGAACGGGATTACGCCGTTCGCAACGATGATGTGGAGGTCTTCCGCGCGCTGCTTCAAGACACGACTTTCGTGAACCTGAAGCCCAAGGGTTATGACCTCGCCCTCGAAAGCTTTGACGAGACCAAGAGAAGGAATGAGGAACCCAAGATAGTTTACGTTTTGAAGTCCGCCGTGGAAGTTCAGGGTTCCGACATCGATGGGGCAAGCATGGAAATCGGCTCTACCAGCAGCTCCAATCCACAGATGGCAGGGAAACCATACATTGCCCTTACCTTCACCCGCACCGGAGCCCGCAAGTTTGCCAACGTCACCGGCGACAACATCCATGAAAGGCTGGCCATCGTCGTTGACAACGCTGTCTATTCAGCGCCTGTGATCCAGGACCGCATCCCCGACGGAAAAGCCACGATCACGGGAATTTTCAGCAACGAGGAAGCCCGGTCCCTGGCCATTCTTTTGAACAACGAAAGCCTGACCGCGCCGATAGTGCTGAAAAATGCCAACCAGGTCTCTGCCACGCTGGGAACCGACAGCATCAAGAGCGGACTCATCGCGGGGCTGGTTGGCTTGCTGGCTGTTATGATATTCATGGTTTTCTTCTACAACCTCTCAGGCCTGGTCACCAACTTCATCCTCATCTTCAACGTGGGCTTCATCCTTGCGGCGATGACGATCTTTGGAGGAACCCTCACCATGCCTGGTATCGCCGGTATCATTCTTTCGATCGGAATGTCGGTGGATGCCAATGTTCTTATCTTTGAACGGATTCGTGAAGAAATGGATGCGGGAAAATCACCCCGCTCCGCCGCTGACTCCGGATTCAAGCGTGCCTCGGTTACGATTTGGGACTCCAACATCACCACCGTCATCGCGGCCTTCGTGCTTTACCAATTCGGCACTGGTCCGGTGCGTGGATTTGCCCTCACGCTTACGATAGGCATTGTCGGTTCAATTTTCTGCGCCTTGGTGTTCCTGCGTTATCTGATGGACAAGTTGTTGCTCAGCGGCAACAGGCAGACGCTTAGTATCTAG
- the secF gene encoding protein translocase subunit SecF translates to MRILQNVNFPFVQSRRITYVIAALALIASVVGIFVCGLNWSTDFTGGVSAVINMKPKDPGVKPLNIDQLRDVIREGGFKESEIQFIGNPADATFQIKVEGSDAEQIKEKILELVRDNLDDYVKGRNLQSDVLREVNTVGAKAGAEMRTNVITAVLIALLLMIIYIWIRFEFTFGLMAIVALFFNVVLVVGVFAWTGKEITMQIIAALLTIVGYAINDTIVVFDRIREDLRLYRKDPIESIFNRAINSTLSRTVITGGSTLLTAFALYFFGGAVIHDFALAIILGIVIGTLSSIFIASNLVLDTIKSTRLEQKSLKHLAKK, encoded by the coding sequence ATGAGAATACTACAGAATGTCAATTTCCCCTTCGTCCAATCCAGACGCATAACCTATGTAATCGCAGCCCTGGCCCTCATCGCCTCTGTCGTGGGCATCTTTGTCTGCGGACTGAACTGGAGCACGGATTTCACTGGCGGCGTGAGCGCCGTCATCAACATGAAACCCAAGGACCCTGGAGTTAAGCCCCTGAATATAGACCAACTCCGTGACGTTATCCGTGAAGGCGGATTCAAGGAATCAGAAATCCAGTTCATAGGAAATCCCGCTGACGCAACCTTCCAGATCAAGGTCGAAGGCAGCGATGCTGAGCAAATCAAGGAAAAAATCCTGGAACTCGTGCGCGACAACCTGGATGATTACGTCAAGGGTCGCAACCTTCAAAGCGATGTCCTGCGAGAAGTTAATACAGTGGGCGCCAAAGCCGGCGCGGAAATGCGCACCAACGTGATTACCGCGGTGCTGATCGCCCTGCTGCTGATGATCATCTATATCTGGATACGCTTTGAATTCACTTTTGGCCTCATGGCGATCGTGGCTTTGTTCTTCAACGTGGTTTTGGTGGTGGGCGTCTTTGCCTGGACCGGAAAAGAGATAACCATGCAGATCATTGCCGCCCTGCTCACCATCGTTGGTTATGCCATCAACGATACCATCGTGGTTTTCGACCGGATCAGGGAAGACCTGAGATTATACCGCAAAGACCCGATCGAATCCATCTTCAACCGTGCCATTAACAGCACTCTGAGCAGAACCGTCATCACCGGCGGCTCCACCCTGCTCACGGCTTTCGCCCTCTATTTCTTCGGCGGAGCCGTTATCCACGATTTCGCTTTGGCGATCATTCTGGGTATCGTGATCGGCACGCTTTCTTCGATCTTCATTGCCAGCAACCTGGTTCTGGATACCATTAAATCAACCCGCCTGGAACAGAAATCGCTTAAGCACCTCGCCAAAAAGTAA
- a CDS encoding peptidoglycan DD-metalloendopeptidase family protein yields the protein MKHRIIGIICLLLMVAVLCGDDLQDNQKKLDKVQKDLQAAQKKIEQNERNKRKNENEISNSRRAKQKTDAEMRRSQEVAREKLQALNSVRTELRTVEEQIRDLRTAQISQLDKMVRLSRRNKTLKMVHKDEHCLAILASKTRNKLITLGDAQSELSYEQSQKGQEYSLANSDFQNKSSTSKNLAANVKKLEAQQSRLSREQKNLQNQIARLQQDAARLEGLIASLASKPRSDDQEPASYKFSSRTIAWPLKGRIIRSYGQESRAYGTSVVSNGIDIAAPEYTTVAAADAGVVVFSGSYGGQGKLLIIDHKNGFFTVYAYNNDLLVSTGTNVKKGQAVAKSGMTGSASEPSLHFEVRKDGKAVNPLLYLE from the coding sequence ATGAAACATAGGATAATTGGCATCATTTGCCTGCTGTTGATGGTTGCCGTGCTTTGCGGAGACGACCTGCAAGACAACCAGAAAAAGCTTGACAAGGTTCAGAAGGACCTGCAGGCCGCTCAGAAAAAGATCGAGCAGAATGAACGCAACAAAAGGAAGAATGAAAACGAAATAAGCAACAGCCGCCGGGCCAAGCAAAAGACCGACGCGGAAATGCGCCGCAGTCAGGAAGTGGCCCGCGAGAAACTGCAAGCCCTGAACTCGGTGAGAACTGAATTACGCACTGTCGAAGAACAAATCCGTGACCTCCGGACAGCCCAAATCTCCCAACTGGACAAGATGGTGCGCCTCTCCCGCCGGAACAAAACATTGAAAATGGTGCACAAAGATGAGCACTGCCTGGCCATTCTCGCCTCCAAAACCCGGAACAAGCTGATAACCCTGGGGGATGCCCAGAGCGAACTGTCCTATGAGCAAAGCCAAAAGGGACAGGAATACAGCCTGGCCAACAGCGATTTCCAAAACAAATCATCCACCAGCAAAAACCTGGCTGCCAACGTTAAAAAACTCGAAGCCCAGCAATCGCGCCTGAGCAGGGAACAGAAGAACCTGCAAAACCAAATCGCCAGATTGCAACAGGACGCTGCCAGGCTTGAGGGGCTCATCGCCAGCCTGGCCTCCAAACCCAGGTCCGACGACCAGGAACCCGCTTCCTACAAATTCAGCTCCCGAACCATTGCCTGGCCGCTGAAAGGGCGCATCATCCGCAGCTACGGCCAGGAATCCAGAGCTTACGGAACCTCGGTGGTGAGCAACGGAATAGACATTGCCGCCCCTGAATACACCACCGTCGCGGCAGCGGACGCTGGAGTGGTTGTGTTTTCCGGGTCTTATGGCGGACAGGGCAAGCTCCTGATAATCGACCACAAGAACGGCTTTTTCACCGTGTATGCCTACAACAACGATTTGCTGGTGTCCACCGGCACGAACGTCAAAAAAGGCCAGGCCGTCGCCAAATCCGGCATGACCGGCTCGGCCAGCGAGCCTTCGCTGCACTTTGAAGTGCGCAAAGACGGAAAGGCGGTCAATCCGCTCCTATATCTGGAATAG
- a CDS encoding protein tyrosine phosphatase: MVLLKQPSVRRLVKFIRSRDLKDKTILHFTGGMYGIGCTVSSLEAIDRILNLKGRTDLKGFIVLVPHLDWFAEEGVAIPDRILPLLEQYWPGNLTVVFKCDDERFKHLAVDGKVAFRVPDDALLRLLIELLEEPIISTSINIASLPPENDFKRLTGMFENWFDIGIVPAPVNVEYDAQPSTVIEYITSRESKNQSGLDELRCLREGSIPFYGVRNSFLVPTILFVCTANICRSPMAEKLFNHYVKEAGLNYIGDSCGLLPGGQPISAGSLQLLLGKGILEAQEHFSKQFTPDMISGSRLVLTMEERQRDFLRGNEPNSVAKILTLNEYLDEPGDIADPFGSGIDTYRKTFEIIDDRIQRLVSKLRTQANPSG; this comes from the coding sequence TTGGTCCTGTTGAAACAACCTTCCGTGCGGAGATTGGTAAAGTTTATCCGAAGCAGAGACCTTAAGGACAAAACCATCCTCCATTTCACGGGGGGGATGTATGGCATTGGCTGCACGGTATCGTCGCTGGAGGCGATCGACAGGATACTGAACCTCAAGGGGCGCACGGACTTGAAGGGGTTTATTGTTCTGGTTCCGCATCTGGACTGGTTCGCGGAAGAGGGGGTGGCAATTCCCGATAGGATTTTGCCCCTGCTGGAGCAGTATTGGCCGGGGAACCTAACCGTGGTTTTCAAATGTGATGACGAGAGGTTCAAGCACCTGGCGGTGGACGGGAAAGTGGCCTTCCGGGTGCCGGATGACGCCTTGCTTCGTTTGTTGATCGAGCTCTTGGAAGAGCCCATCATCAGCACCAGCATCAACATCGCCAGCCTGCCCCCGGAGAACGATTTCAAGCGCCTCACCGGGATGTTTGAGAACTGGTTTGACATCGGAATCGTTCCGGCCCCGGTGAACGTTGAATACGACGCCCAGCCCTCCACTGTCATCGAATACATCACCAGCCGCGAAAGTAAGAACCAGAGCGGGCTGGATGAACTCAGATGCCTGCGCGAAGGCTCCATACCTTTTTACGGGGTCAGGAATTCATTTTTGGTGCCGACCATCCTCTTTGTCTGCACAGCCAACATCTGCCGCAGCCCCATGGCCGAAAAGCTTTTCAACCACTATGTCAAAGAAGCCGGACTGAATTACATCGGCGATTCCTGCGGCCTCCTTCCCGGTGGCCAACCCATTTCGGCGGGGTCGCTGCAACTGCTTTTGGGAAAGGGCATCCTGGAAGCTCAGGAGCATTTTTCCAAGCAATTCACGCCGGACATGATCAGCGGCAGCAGGCTGGTGCTCACAATGGAGGAACGACAGCGCGATTTCCTGCGTGGAAACGAGCCCAACAGCGTCGCCAAGATCCTCACCCTGAACGAATATCTGGACGAACCGGGCGATATTGCCGATCCTTTCGGTTCCGGAATAGACACTTACCGTAAAACCTTCGAGATCATAGACGACCGGATTCAGCGCCTGGTCTCCAAGCTGCGCACTCAAGCCAACCCCTCGGGATGA
- the purL gene encoding phosphoribosylformylglycinamidine synthase subunit PurL produces MEIKITKELIEQHGLSEEEYARIKEILGRTPTYVELGIFSVMWSEHASYKNSIKLIKTLPRDGKYLLAKAGEENAGVVDIGDGLAISFKIESHNHPSALEPYHGAATGVGGILRDIFTMGARPIAALNSLRFGDPRSPRTLHLIREVVRGIADYGNCFGVPTVGGEVFFDEAYEENPLVNAMAVGLLRHEDLARSAASGIGNLVVYVGAKTGRDGIHGATFASVDLSEESAEMRTAVQVGDPFYEKLLLEATLEVIQAGLVVGIQDMGAAGLTCSSSEMAGKGGVGIELDLEHVPIREKGITPYEIMLSESQERMLLIVEPANLEAVLEVFSKWELDASVVGRVTDDKLLRVRMNGETLAEIPAETLVLGGSAPVYEREQKAPKRPPDPDLGSYPQPDDLGKVLLDLLAEPSIASKRAVFSQYDHMVQIGTKVEPGSDAAVIAIKGTRKGIALATDCNARHCWLDPFEGAKGAVAEAARNVACSGGRPIAVTNCLNFGNPYNPEVYWSFAEAVRGMGEACRALETPVTGGNVSFYNQSPAGAVYPTPVIGMLGLLEDINHATTQWFKRPGDLIALLGQPCSSFGGSQYLKTVFGQVAGPAPKVDLNAEKRLIELLLELIAGENIASAHDVSEGGLLVCLAESCFHPQQRLGAKIDFELSHPAAAEYFGESQGRAVISFDPGNLDEVARLCAKHSTSLLLLGKVTTCCDFTVNQDICLDTEDMYRAWANGLNL; encoded by the coding sequence ATGGAAATCAAAATAACCAAAGAATTGATCGAACAACACGGCCTTTCGGAAGAAGAATACGCCCGGATCAAAGAAATCCTGGGCCGGACCCCCACTTATGTGGAATTGGGCATTTTCAGCGTTATGTGGAGCGAACACGCCAGCTACAAAAACTCCATCAAACTGATAAAAACCCTGCCCCGGGATGGGAAATACCTCCTGGCCAAAGCAGGGGAGGAAAATGCCGGAGTGGTGGATATCGGTGACGGCCTGGCCATCTCTTTCAAGATCGAAAGCCACAATCATCCCTCCGCTTTGGAACCGTATCACGGCGCTGCTACCGGCGTTGGCGGCATCCTGCGCGACATTTTCACCATGGGGGCAAGACCCATCGCGGCGCTGAATTCACTGCGTTTTGGCGATCCCCGGTCTCCCCGAACGCTCCATCTGATCCGTGAAGTGGTTCGCGGCATTGCCGATTACGGAAATTGCTTCGGCGTGCCCACCGTGGGCGGGGAAGTGTTCTTTGACGAAGCTTACGAGGAAAATCCACTGGTGAACGCTATGGCCGTGGGTTTGCTGCGTCATGAGGACCTGGCCCGTTCCGCCGCTTCCGGCATCGGCAACCTGGTGGTGTATGTTGGCGCCAAAACAGGGCGCGACGGCATTCACGGCGCCACTTTCGCCTCTGTGGACCTCAGTGAGGAATCTGCGGAGATGCGCACCGCCGTCCAGGTGGGCGACCCGTTTTACGAGAAACTGTTGCTGGAAGCCACTTTGGAAGTGATCCAGGCAGGCCTGGTGGTGGGAATCCAGGATATGGGTGCCGCCGGGCTCACCTGCTCCAGTTCCGAAATGGCAGGCAAAGGCGGAGTTGGCATCGAGCTTGACCTTGAGCACGTTCCCATCCGCGAAAAAGGCATCACTCCTTATGAGATCATGCTCTCGGAATCACAGGAACGGATGTTGCTGATCGTTGAGCCTGCCAACCTTGAGGCTGTGCTGGAAGTCTTTAGCAAGTGGGAACTCGACGCGAGTGTCGTCGGCCGGGTGACGGACGACAAACTGTTACGGGTCCGCATGAATGGTGAAACTCTGGCAGAAATCCCCGCCGAAACCCTGGTTTTGGGAGGCAGCGCCCCCGTTTACGAGAGGGAGCAAAAGGCCCCGAAAAGGCCTCCGGATCCTGATTTGGGCAGTTATCCCCAGCCGGATGACCTCGGCAAGGTTTTGCTGGACTTGCTCGCTGAACCGTCCATCGCCTCCAAAAGGGCCGTGTTTTCCCAATATGACCATATGGTGCAGATAGGAACCAAGGTGGAGCCGGGCAGCGACGCCGCGGTCATCGCCATCAAAGGGACGCGCAAAGGTATAGCGCTGGCAACAGACTGCAACGCCCGCCACTGCTGGCTTGATCCCTTTGAAGGAGCCAAGGGCGCCGTGGCAGAGGCCGCCAGGAACGTTGCCTGCAGCGGCGGCCGCCCGATCGCCGTAACCAACTGCCTCAATTTTGGCAATCCCTACAATCCCGAGGTCTATTGGTCCTTCGCAGAGGCTGTTAGAGGTATGGGGGAAGCCTGCCGCGCTCTGGAAACTCCCGTCACCGGCGGAAACGTTTCGTTTTACAACCAAAGCCCTGCCGGAGCCGTTTATCCCACTCCCGTGATCGGCATGCTGGGCTTGCTGGAAGACATCAACCACGCCACCACACAATGGTTCAAACGCCCCGGCGACCTGATCGCCCTGCTGGGTCAGCCCTGTTCCTCTTTCGGCGGCTCGCAATACCTTAAAACCGTGTTTGGCCAGGTTGCCGGTCCCGCGCCGAAGGTTGACCTGAATGCCGAAAAGAGGCTGATTGAGTTGCTGCTTGAACTTATTGCCGGGGAAAACATTGCCTCCGCCCACGATGTTTCGGAGGGCGGTTTGCTGGTATGCCTGGCAGAGAGTTGTTTCCATCCCCAGCAACGTCTTGGGGCCAAAATTGATTTCGAACTTTCCCATCCCGCCGCCGCTGAATATTTCGGCGAAAGCCAGGGCAGAGCTGTTATCAGCTTCGATCCCGGGAACTTGGATGAAGTTGCCCGGCTCTGCGCCAAACATTCCACTTCCCTGCTGTTGCTGGGTAAAGTCACTACCTGC